From Halorubrum salinarum, the proteins below share one genomic window:
- a CDS encoding HTTM domain-containing protein: MAGTPSDSTARSRLSAAVRRLGDAVAARVSVDRRALAAFRIGLGTLLIVDLLLRSRSFTAFYTDAGVLPLRAFASDYATNNSLHALSGEPWAVGLLFALAGVLALSLAVGYRTRLATIASWLLLVSLHARNPMVLNSGDTLLRMLLFWSVFLPLGARWSVDAVRRADREAGGDEDSRSLSSGGTAVASVATMAVLLQILVMYLTNAVHKFASEPWMSGEAVAYVMQADQFTYLLGAYLAEFTGLLRVFTVLWVALLFASPLLLLLTGLPRAGLASLFVGMHLGMAVTIRVGLFPIIVVVGFIPFLQTPVWDALGRVADRLNLSAPLARWKARSESLARTALSAGPSLPRPAASERLDSLRRSDLGAGLARGRVLFTTVLPYVFLVLILLSSAASVGYAEVPEPADEALDAAEMDQSWQMFAPDPIHTTRWYVAAGTLEDGSERDVFRDAPVTFDRPARAETTYPTSRWRKYLKNVYGADNENHRSYLANYLCGEWNRTHETAVENVTIYQGYERTNPYNGTVEAANRFELIEYDCSGPFVQRD, encoded by the coding sequence ATGGCTGGAACCCCTTCCGACTCGACCGCCCGGTCGCGGCTCTCGGCGGCCGTCCGACGCCTCGGGGACGCCGTCGCCGCGCGCGTCTCGGTCGACCGCCGCGCGCTGGCGGCGTTCCGGATCGGGCTCGGAACCCTGTTGATCGTCGACCTGCTCCTCCGCTCGCGCTCGTTCACCGCCTTCTACACCGACGCCGGCGTGCTGCCGCTCCGGGCGTTCGCCTCCGACTACGCGACGAACAACTCGCTCCACGCGCTCTCCGGCGAGCCGTGGGCCGTCGGCCTGCTGTTCGCGCTCGCGGGCGTCCTCGCCCTCTCGCTGGCCGTCGGGTACCGGACGCGGCTCGCGACGATCGCCTCGTGGCTGCTGCTGGTCTCGCTTCACGCCCGCAACCCGATGGTGCTGAACTCGGGCGACACCCTGCTCCGCATGCTGCTGTTCTGGAGCGTCTTCCTCCCGCTCGGCGCGCGCTGGTCGGTCGACGCCGTCAGGCGCGCCGACCGCGAGGCCGGCGGCGACGAGGACTCCCGGTCACTGAGTTCGGGCGGGACCGCCGTGGCGAGCGTCGCCACGATGGCGGTCCTGCTACAGATCCTCGTGATGTACCTGACGAACGCCGTCCACAAATTCGCGAGCGAGCCCTGGATGAGCGGGGAGGCGGTCGCGTACGTCATGCAGGCCGACCAGTTCACCTACCTGCTCGGCGCGTACCTCGCCGAGTTCACCGGCCTCCTGCGCGTGTTCACGGTCCTGTGGGTCGCGCTGCTGTTCGCGTCGCCGCTGTTGCTCCTGTTGACCGGGCTCCCGCGCGCCGGCCTCGCCTCGCTGTTCGTCGGCATGCACCTCGGGATGGCGGTCACGATACGGGTCGGCCTCTTCCCGATAATCGTCGTCGTCGGCTTCATCCCGTTCCTCCAGACGCCCGTCTGGGACGCCCTCGGTCGGGTAGCCGACCGCCTGAACCTGTCGGCGCCGCTCGCGCGCTGGAAGGCCCGCTCCGAGTCGCTCGCGCGGACCGCGCTCTCCGCCGGCCCGTCGCTCCCGCGCCCGGCCGCGTCTGAACGCCTCGATTCCCTCCGTCGCAGCGACCTCGGCGCGGGCCTCGCCCGCGGGCGCGTCCTCTTCACGACGGTCCTGCCGTACGTCTTCCTCGTGTTGATCCTCTTGTCGAGCGCGGCGTCGGTCGGCTACGCCGAGGTGCCGGAGCCCGCCGACGAGGCCTTAGACGCCGCCGAGATGGACCAGTCGTGGCAGATGTTCGCGCCCGACCCGATCCACACGACGCGCTGGTACGTCGCGGCGGGCACGCTCGAAGACGGGAGCGAGCGGGACGTGTTCCGCGACGCCCCGGTCACCTTCGACAGACCGGCGCGCGCCGAGACCACCTATCCGACCTCGCGCTGGCGGAAGTACCTGAAGAACGTCTACGGCGCCGACAACGAGAACCACCGCTCGTACCTCGCGAACTACCTCTGCGGGGAGTGGAACCGCACCCACGAGACGGCCGTGGAGAACGTGACTATCTATCAGGGGTACGAGCGGACGAACCCCTACAACGGGACGGTCGAGGCCGCGAACCGGTTCGAGCTGATCGAGTACGACTGCTCGGGCCCGTTCGTTCAGCGCGACTGA
- a CDS encoding metal-dependent transcriptional regulator, translated as MTGDEDGADAGSGNGTAGGREAGADGSGPRASSDVISAVMEDYIKSIYAIERDTGERVSTSALADYLEVTAPTVSSMVKKLEERGLVDREEYKGVTLTEEGEVVALEILRHHRLLEAFLTEQLDYSWVDVHDEADRLEHHVSEKLSDRIAEALGNPPVDPHGDPIPDADLSLPTAGDTVRLVDADEGDRVVVRRIRHQGDAELRYLSDAGVRPEVELAVVDVAPFGMVTVETPTDDQSLPEEIARLIEVEPVDGASDGS; from the coding sequence GTGACGGGCGACGAGGACGGGGCCGACGCGGGCAGCGGGAACGGAACGGCCGGGGGACGCGAGGCCGGCGCAGACGGCTCCGGGCCGCGGGCGTCGTCGGACGTCATCAGCGCGGTCATGGAGGACTACATCAAATCGATCTACGCCATCGAGCGCGACACCGGGGAGCGGGTGTCGACCTCCGCCCTCGCCGACTACCTCGAGGTCACCGCGCCGACCGTCTCCTCGATGGTGAAGAAGCTCGAAGAGCGGGGGCTCGTCGACCGCGAGGAGTACAAGGGCGTGACGCTCACCGAGGAGGGCGAGGTCGTCGCGTTAGAGATCCTCCGGCACCACCGGCTCTTGGAGGCGTTCCTGACCGAGCAGCTCGACTACAGCTGGGTCGACGTCCACGACGAGGCCGACAGGCTCGAACACCACGTCTCCGAGAAGCTGAGCGACCGCATCGCCGAGGCGCTCGGCAACCCGCCGGTCGACCCGCACGGCGACCCCATCCCCGACGCCGACCTCTCGCTGCCGACGGCGGGCGACACCGTCCGACTGGTCGACGCCGACGAGGGCGACCGCGTCGTCGTCCGCCGGATCCGCCACCAGGGCGACGCCGAGTTGCGCTACCTCTCCGACGCCGGCGTCCGCCCGGAGGTCGAGCTCGCCGTCGTGGACGTGGCGCCGTTCGGGATGGTGACCGTCGAGACGCCGACGGACGACCAGAGCCTCCCCGAGGAGATAGCGCGACTCATCGAGGTCGAGCCCGTGGACGGCGCGAGCGACGGCTCCTGA
- a CDS encoding metal ABC transporter permease: MNDPLTAALAAWLLAAVDQSLPLAAGAQPGALALQGGLAGVGEALFAALRWVLAQWYWLMDWAYYLSGLEMLNPRYRYMHRAVLVGLCVGVMAPLIGTFLVHRQLALIGDALAHTAFAGVAVGLFLNAVIDLGVSPYLTAVVVAMIAALFIELISETTDAYNDVSMAIVLSTGFALGTTLISLNAGGLAVGVNQFLFGSLSTVSPQSAGILLVLFVVIVGTVAVTRNQLLYVTFDETAAAVSGISVNWYNRVMVMLTAMVVVGAMQIMGVILVAAMLVVPVAGATQVSRSFTESLVVSVVLAELAVLLGIGVAYYGGVTAGGVIVLVAVGIYVCAVVVGKVQSARGGREVPEMESIETDDAAADAGTGGDRP, translated from the coding sequence ATGAACGACCCGCTGACCGCCGCGCTCGCCGCGTGGCTCCTCGCCGCGGTCGACCAGTCGCTGCCCCTCGCCGCGGGCGCGCAGCCGGGGGCGCTCGCGTTACAGGGCGGCCTCGCCGGCGTCGGGGAGGCCCTCTTCGCCGCCCTCCGCTGGGTGCTGGCGCAGTGGTACTGGCTGATGGACTGGGCGTACTACCTCTCCGGCCTGGAGATGTTGAACCCGCGCTACCGGTACATGCACCGGGCGGTGCTCGTCGGGCTCTGCGTGGGCGTGATGGCGCCGCTCATCGGCACCTTCCTCGTCCACCGCCAGCTCGCGCTGATCGGGGACGCGCTGGCGCACACGGCGTTCGCCGGGGTCGCGGTCGGGCTCTTCCTCAACGCCGTCATCGACCTCGGGGTGTCGCCGTACCTCACCGCGGTCGTCGTGGCGATGATCGCCGCGCTGTTCATCGAGCTCATCTCCGAGACGACCGACGCGTACAACGACGTCTCGATGGCGATCGTCCTCTCGACGGGGTTCGCGCTGGGGACGACGCTCATCAGCCTCAACGCGGGCGGGCTCGCGGTCGGGGTGAACCAGTTCCTCTTCGGGAGCCTCTCGACGGTGTCGCCCCAGAGCGCGGGGATCCTGCTCGTGCTGTTCGTCGTCATCGTCGGCACGGTCGCGGTGACCCGCAACCAGCTCCTGTACGTGACCTTCGACGAGACCGCGGCCGCCGTCTCCGGCATCTCCGTCAACTGGTACAACCGCGTGATGGTGATGCTGACGGCGATGGTCGTCGTCGGCGCGATGCAGATCATGGGCGTCATCCTCGTGGCGGCGATGCTCGTCGTGCCCGTCGCGGGCGCGACGCAGGTGTCCCGCAGCTTCACCGAGTCGCTCGTCGTCTCGGTCGTCTTAGCGGAGCTCGCGGTCCTCCTCGGCATCGGCGTCGCCTACTACGGCGGCGTCACCGCCGGCGGGGTGATCGTGCTCGTCGCCGTGGGGATCTACGTCTGCGCGGTGGTCGTCGGGAAGGTCCAGTCCGCCCGCGGCGGGCGGGAGGTCCCCGAGATGGAGAGCATCGAGACCGACGACGCGGCCGCGGACGCCGGAACGGGGGGTGACCGACCGTGA
- a CDS encoding metal ABC transporter ATP-binding protein → MSADDADRAAVAERADSSAEADATGAAESVIDLAGVTFGYTATPVVEDVSLTVESGEYVAVVGPNGSGKSTLMRLMLGLLGPDAGTARLFGEDAARFDDGERIGYVAQQASAAQDMPITVREVVKMGRFPYLGLDRLADGALADGLADDPVRTARWAANVVSGRLTAADWAVVDDALATVGMSAFADRRVGRLSGGQRQRVFIARALAGEADLLVLDEPTVGVDAESVDAFYDLLDALNDAGITVVLIEHDLGAVVEHADRVVCLNREVYFDGPTEEFVESDALARAFGTEARFLTGGAE, encoded by the coding sequence ATGAGCGCGGACGACGCGGACCGGGCGGCGGTCGCCGAGCGCGCCGACAGCTCGGCCGAGGCCGACGCCACCGGGGCGGCGGAGTCGGTGATCGACCTCGCCGGCGTCACGTTCGGCTACACGGCGACGCCCGTCGTCGAGGACGTGTCGCTGACGGTCGAGTCCGGCGAGTACGTGGCCGTCGTCGGACCGAACGGCTCCGGTAAGTCGACGCTGATGCGGCTCATGCTCGGGCTGCTCGGGCCCGACGCGGGGACGGCCCGGCTGTTCGGCGAGGACGCGGCGCGGTTCGACGACGGCGAGCGGATCGGCTACGTCGCCCAGCAGGCCAGCGCGGCCCAGGACATGCCGATCACCGTCCGCGAGGTGGTGAAGATGGGCCGGTTCCCGTACCTCGGGCTCGACCGGCTGGCCGACGGCGCGCTCGCCGACGGGCTGGCCGACGACCCCGTCCGCACGGCGCGGTGGGCCGCGAACGTCGTCTCGGGCCGGCTCACGGCCGCCGACTGGGCGGTCGTCGACGACGCGCTCGCGACCGTCGGGATGAGCGCGTTCGCCGACCGGCGCGTCGGGCGGCTCTCCGGCGGCCAGCGCCAGCGGGTGTTCATCGCCCGGGCGCTGGCGGGCGAGGCCGACCTGCTCGTCTTAGACGAGCCGACCGTCGGCGTCGACGCCGAGTCCGTCGACGCGTTCTACGACCTGCTCGACGCGCTCAACGACGCGGGCATCACCGTGGTCCTCATCGAGCACGACCTCGGCGCGGTCGTCGAGCACGCCGACCGCGTCGTCTGTCTCAACCGCGAGGTGTACTTCGACGGCCCGACCGAGGAGTTCGTCGAGAGCGACGCCCTGGCGCGGGCGTTCGGGACCGAGGCGCGCTTCCTCACCGGGGGTGCCGAATGA
- a CDS encoding metal ABC transporter substrate-binding protein has protein sequence MTRRDALRIGGATALAGAAGCTALPSAPVGLGRAEGDDGGPVAVASFFSFYDFGRKVAEGTPLTVENLVPTGLHGHGWEPNASITRRIVEADAFVHVGEDFQPWADRAIRTVEADGTDTALINAREGIDLVDLAASLDRDEEGVGAQRGKDPHFWLDPLRAKRSVDNIAEGFVDLVPDHAETIRENAARYKSEVLDRIDADYEAIFERSDRDVVQLAAHNAFQYIGVRYGVRMRPLVTSLAASGDVKPADIREATRVIRENDIRYIANGVFESQRPAQQLVRETAVEAYFPVTPYAGIREEWLAEDWGYEEIAYNINMPTFEIVLGNETPEAAAPTDGWVEQWRNFEPV, from the coding sequence GTGACGCGACGCGACGCGCTTCGCATCGGCGGCGCGACGGCCCTGGCCGGGGCGGCCGGGTGTACGGCGCTCCCGAGCGCGCCGGTCGGGTTGGGGCGCGCCGAGGGCGACGACGGCGGGCCGGTCGCCGTCGCCTCCTTCTTCAGCTTCTACGACTTCGGGCGGAAGGTCGCCGAGGGGACCCCGCTGACCGTCGAGAACCTCGTTCCGACGGGGCTTCACGGCCACGGTTGGGAGCCGAACGCGAGCATCACGCGGCGGATCGTCGAGGCGGACGCGTTCGTCCACGTCGGCGAGGACTTCCAACCGTGGGCCGACCGCGCCATCCGGACGGTCGAGGCCGACGGGACAGACACCGCGCTGATAAACGCCCGCGAGGGCATCGACCTGGTGGACCTCGCGGCGTCGCTCGACCGCGACGAGGAGGGAGTTGGCGCCCAGCGCGGGAAGGACCCGCACTTCTGGTTGGACCCGCTTCGCGCGAAGCGGTCGGTCGACAACATCGCCGAGGGGTTCGTCGACCTCGTCCCGGACCACGCCGAGACGATCCGCGAGAACGCGGCCCGGTACAAAAGCGAGGTGCTCGACCGCATCGACGCCGACTACGAGGCGATATTCGAGCGGTCGGACCGCGACGTGGTCCAGCTGGCCGCGCACAACGCCTTCCAGTACATCGGCGTGCGGTACGGCGTCCGGATGCGCCCGCTCGTCACGAGCCTCGCGGCGAGCGGCGACGTCAAGCCCGCGGACATCCGCGAGGCGACGCGCGTGATCCGCGAGAACGACATCCGGTACATCGCGAACGGCGTCTTCGAGTCGCAGCGCCCGGCCCAGCAGCTCGTCCGCGAGACCGCCGTCGAGGCGTACTTCCCGGTCACGCCGTACGCCGGGATCCGCGAGGAGTGGCTCGCGGAGGACTGGGGGTACGAGGAGATCGCGTACAACATCAACATGCCGACGTTCGAGATCGTCTTAGGTAACGAGACGCCCGAGGCCGCGGCGCCGACGGACGGGTGGGTCGAACAGTGGCGGAACTTCGAGCCGGTATGA
- a CDS encoding homoserine kinase — protein sequence MVTVRAPATSANLGSGFDVFGAALSRPADVVTVEKAAETTIEVTGVGAQYIPEDPEKNTVGAVVEALDAPARIHIDKGVRPASGLGSSAASAAGAAVALNRLYDRGLSRKELVPIAAEGEAVVSGVAHADNVAPSILGGFTVTTAEGTSSVDAAIPLVVCLPDVAVSTRDARRVVPESASMEDLVATVGNAATLAIGMCRSDPALVGAGMSDPVVTPERARLITGYDDVRERAFDAGATGVTVSGAGPAVIAACRERDRRDVAAAMLDAFAGAGVEARAYQTRIGRGTTFLDG from the coding sequence ATGGTAACGGTACGGGCCCCCGCGACGAGCGCGAACCTCGGGAGCGGCTTCGACGTGTTCGGGGCGGCCCTCTCGCGGCCGGCGGACGTCGTCACGGTCGAGAAGGCGGCCGAGACGACGATCGAGGTCACGGGCGTCGGCGCGCAGTACATCCCGGAGGACCCGGAGAAGAACACCGTCGGCGCGGTCGTCGAGGCGCTCGACGCGCCCGCGCGGATCCACATCGACAAGGGCGTGCGCCCGGCCTCGGGGCTCGGCTCCTCGGCCGCGAGCGCCGCCGGCGCGGCGGTGGCGCTCAACCGGCTGTACGACCGTGGACTCTCCCGGAAGGAGCTCGTCCCGATCGCGGCGGAGGGCGAGGCGGTCGTCTCCGGGGTCGCGCACGCGGACAACGTCGCCCCCTCGATCCTCGGCGGGTTCACCGTGACGACCGCCGAGGGGACCAGTTCGGTGGACGCGGCGATCCCCCTCGTCGTCTGTCTCCCCGACGTGGCGGTCTCGACCCGCGACGCGCGCCGGGTGGTCCCCGAGAGCGCCTCGATGGAGGACCTCGTGGCGACCGTCGGCAACGCGGCGACGCTCGCGATCGGCATGTGCCGCTCGGACCCGGCCCTCGTCGGGGCCGGCATGAGCGACCCCGTGGTCACGCCCGAACGCGCCCGCCTTATCACCGGGTACGACGATGTCCGCGAGCGCGCCTTCGACGCCGGCGCGACCGGCGTCACGGTCAGCGGCGCCGGCCCCGCCGTGATCGCCGCCTGCCGCGAGCGCGACCGCCGCGACGTCGCGGCCGCGATGCTTGACGCCTTCGCCGGCGCTGGGGTCGAAGCGCGCGCGTACCAGACCCGGATCGGACGCGGCACGACGTTCCTCGACGGCTGA
- a CDS encoding TIGR00341 family protein: MIPAGKRAAVVRALDDEGVDYVVTDETSGREYTAVATFPLPTAAVEPVLDRLREAGIDESTYTVIVAAETVISRRFEALEEQYEEDADHGGDRISREELQAKADDLASGLGTYVLMTVISAVIATAGLLLDSPATVVGSMVIAPLIGPAMSAAIGTVVDDEALFRRGVRMQVLGVAVAVLAATLFALALRSLALVPPGLDPLELAEVSERLAPNVLVLVVAVGAGVAGIVSLMTGVSATLVGVMIAVALIPPAAAVGIGIAFRIPRLVLGAGIIVAVNVLSINLSALVVLWYEGYRPQRWFREDDARAAFLKRAAVLAAAIALLSVFLGGVTYDSYVASTTEADIRAAASDELTAIDSEFELLELTVERSGTVPPLETDRVVVTVGVPPGSAAAGTAPALDDRIESVLGREVGVEVRTVTVERA; the protein is encoded by the coding sequence ATGATTCCGGCGGGCAAGCGGGCGGCGGTCGTCCGCGCGCTCGACGACGAGGGGGTCGACTACGTCGTCACCGACGAGACGAGCGGCCGGGAGTACACCGCGGTCGCGACGTTCCCGCTGCCGACGGCCGCCGTCGAACCCGTCCTCGACCGGCTGCGGGAGGCGGGGATCGACGAGAGCACCTACACCGTCATCGTCGCGGCCGAGACGGTCATCTCGCGGCGGTTCGAGGCGCTCGAAGAGCAGTACGAGGAAGACGCCGACCACGGCGGCGACCGGATCTCGCGCGAAGAGCTCCAGGCGAAGGCGGACGACCTCGCGTCCGGGCTGGGAACCTACGTGCTGATGACCGTCATCTCGGCGGTGATCGCCACGGCGGGGCTGCTCCTCGACTCCCCCGCGACCGTGGTCGGATCGATGGTGATCGCGCCGCTCATCGGGCCGGCGATGTCGGCCGCGATCGGCACGGTCGTCGACGACGAGGCGCTGTTCCGGCGGGGCGTGCGGATGCAGGTACTCGGCGTCGCGGTCGCGGTCCTCGCGGCGACATTGTTCGCGCTCGCGCTGCGCTCGCTCGCCTTAGTGCCGCCCGGACTCGACCCGCTGGAGCTCGCGGAGGTGTCCGAGCGGCTCGCGCCGAACGTCCTCGTGTTGGTCGTCGCGGTCGGCGCCGGGGTCGCGGGCATCGTCTCGCTGATGACCGGCGTCTCGGCGACGCTCGTCGGCGTGATGATCGCGGTGGCGCTCATCCCGCCCGCGGCTGCCGTCGGGATCGGGATCGCCTTCCGGATCCCGCGGCTCGTCCTCGGGGCGGGGATCATCGTCGCGGTGAACGTCCTCTCGATCAACCTCTCCGCGCTCGTGGTGCTGTGGTACGAGGGCTACCGGCCGCAGCGGTGGTTCCGCGAGGACGACGCGCGCGCCGCGTTCCTCAAGCGCGCCGCGGTGCTGGCGGCCGCGATCGCGCTGCTCTCGGTGTTCCTCGGCGGCGTCACCTACGACTCGTACGTCGCCTCGACCACGGAGGCGGACATCCGGGCCGCCGCGAGCGACGAGCTGACCGCGATCGATTCGGAGTTCGAACTCCTCGAACTGACGGTCGAGCGCAGCGGCACCGTCCCGCCGCTCGAAACCGATCGGGTGGTGGTCACCGTGGGCGTCCCGCCCGGCAGCGCCGCCGCGGGGACGGCACCGGCGCTCGACGACCGGATCGAGTCCGTCCTCGGCCGCGAGGTCGGCGTCGAGGTCCGCACGGTGACCGTCGAGCGGGCCTGA
- a CDS encoding formate/nitrite transporter family protein encodes MTDATEPDDDSMREVVERSRSGAPAVGEAVRDRFSSDEVFQRIIAAADEEVTSGSRELFFSGLAAGLAITITFMLYASLTAATDSHPILSVLLYPLGFIYIIIGGYQLYTENTLPPVALTLERLASVPTLLRHWSIVLAGNFVGGAIGALVLSYGGVFTGETVDAARYISQGGFTVEFVPLFFKAAMAGLIVAGVVWVGFASTDSVSRMLVVYLAFLAIPLGDLFHVVVSFTEVLFLFFEDGIPLYGAEISLYTGIVGFVIPVLLGNTIGGVVLVTLVNYFQTSEERLEEARFEGVSRRLTVPEWVFGRAAGRSYVPILDATEATLFAGEGYRIMVPITNPRTDSPIVELAARLASSHEEGVVHIVHVVQAPERMSLSSGDAGRRIADVSAEGMGNLRSTAADYDVDVSTSTVVSHRSFEEMFNMARRTRPDAVLMGWGDDQLWSAARAERPIDELTNQLPCDFLILNEHELDTSRILIPTSGGPDSALSAEVARVLAETTDAEVTLLHVVDDPGDRARGEAFLASWADEHGLGDADLVVDDGGDVEDGICRAAADKTLVIIGATEKGLLSRLVSNSLHLDVIHEVDASVLLTERPSSRSLRERLFGSGRRATDLSRGVERDPERSEGTDVRSIEDHEADAGDDADATPEDDADGALADADGASADADAASDADDGAPADDDGPEDEQPHLDDTFVADHDEADEEAAEEADAERDDDR; translated from the coding sequence GTGACGGACGCAACCGAACCCGACGACGATTCCATGCGGGAGGTCGTCGAGCGGTCCCGGAGCGGCGCGCCCGCGGTCGGCGAGGCCGTCAGGGACCGGTTCTCCTCCGACGAGGTGTTCCAGCGGATCATCGCGGCCGCGGACGAGGAGGTGACCTCGGGGAGCCGCGAGCTCTTCTTCAGCGGCCTCGCCGCCGGGCTGGCGATCACGATCACGTTCATGCTGTACGCGTCGCTGACGGCGGCGACCGACTCGCACCCGATCTTGAGCGTGCTGCTGTACCCGCTCGGGTTCATCTACATCATCATCGGCGGCTACCAGCTGTACACCGAGAACACGCTACCGCCGGTGGCGCTCACGCTCGAACGGCTCGCGAGCGTTCCGACCCTGCTGCGCCACTGGTCGATCGTCTTAGCGGGCAACTTCGTCGGCGGCGCGATCGGGGCGCTCGTCCTCTCGTACGGCGGCGTCTTCACGGGCGAGACCGTCGACGCGGCGCGGTACATCTCGCAGGGCGGGTTCACGGTCGAGTTCGTCCCGCTGTTCTTCAAGGCCGCGATGGCCGGGCTCATCGTCGCCGGCGTCGTCTGGGTCGGCTTCGCCTCCACCGACTCCGTGAGCCGGATGCTCGTCGTCTACCTCGCGTTCCTCGCGATCCCGCTCGGCGACCTCTTCCACGTGGTCGTCTCCTTCACCGAAGTCCTCTTCCTGTTCTTCGAGGACGGCATCCCGCTGTACGGCGCCGAGATCAGCCTCTACACCGGTATCGTCGGCTTCGTGATCCCCGTGCTGCTCGGGAACACGATCGGCGGGGTCGTGCTGGTCACGCTCGTCAACTACTTCCAGACCAGCGAGGAGCGCCTCGAAGAGGCGCGCTTCGAAGGCGTGAGCCGACGCCTCACCGTCCCCGAGTGGGTGTTCGGCCGGGCGGCGGGGCGGTCGTACGTCCCCATCCTAGACGCCACCGAGGCGACGCTGTTCGCGGGCGAGGGGTACCGGATCATGGTGCCGATCACGAACCCCCGGACCGACAGTCCGATCGTCGAGCTGGCGGCGCGGCTCGCGAGCAGCCACGAAGAGGGCGTGGTGCACATCGTCCACGTCGTCCAGGCGCCCGAGCGCATGTCGCTGTCCTCCGGCGACGCCGGGCGTCGCATCGCGGACGTCTCCGCCGAGGGGATGGGGAACCTCCGGTCGACCGCGGCCGACTACGACGTGGACGTGTCGACCTCGACGGTCGTCTCGCACCGCTCGTTCGAGGAGATGTTCAACATGGCGCGCCGGACCCGCCCCGACGCCGTGCTGATGGGCTGGGGCGACGACCAGCTGTGGAGCGCCGCCCGCGCCGAGCGGCCGATCGACGAGCTCACCAACCAGCTCCCCTGTGACTTCCTCATTCTCAACGAGCACGAGCTGGACACCTCGCGGATCCTCATCCCGACCTCCGGGGGGCCCGACTCGGCGCTCAGCGCCGAGGTGGCGCGGGTGCTCGCCGAGACGACCGACGCCGAGGTGACGCTGCTCCACGTCGTCGACGACCCGGGCGACAGGGCGCGCGGCGAGGCGTTCCTCGCGTCGTGGGCCGACGAACACGGGCTCGGCGACGCCGATCTCGTCGTCGACGACGGCGGCGACGTGGAGGACGGGATCTGCCGGGCCGCCGCCGACAAGACGCTCGTCATCATCGGCGCCACGGAGAAGGGCCTGCTCTCGCGGCTCGTCTCGAACTCCCTCCACCTCGACGTGATCCACGAAGTCGATGCCTCCGTGCTGCTCACCGAGCGGCCGAGCAGCCGGTCGCTGCGCGAGCGCCTGTTCGGCTCCGGTCGCCGGGCCACCGACCTGTCGCGCGGCGTCGAGCGCGACCCGGAGCGGTCTGAAGGGACCGACGTGCGGTCGATCGAGGACCACGAGGCGGACGCCGGTGACGACGCGGACGCGACCCCGGAAGACGACGCGGACGGCGCCCTCGCCGACGCCGACGGGGCGTCCGCCGACGCCGACGCGGCGTCCGACGCCGACGACGGGGCGCCCGCAGACGACGACGGCCCGGAGGACGAGCAGCCGCACCTCGACGACACGTTCGTGGCGGACCACGACGAGGCGGACGAGGAGGCCGCGGAGGAGGCGGACGCCGAGCGCGACGACGACCGATAG
- a CDS encoding SIMPL domain-containing protein has product MNRRLTALIGIAALVALAGCTGFAGTATPTGGDDAQLERSIEVTATGEAASAPDRATLRVAVTATGGDAEAVRDELAAGEADLRAALTDWGLDEEAIRTERYDVRESYETRDDPNRTRYEGVHQYAIEVGDVDAVGEVIDVAIDAGADQVQRIRFGLSEERERELREEAITAAMENADDDAAVLANASDLEVVGVYDVSTAQSGSTPFVAERYAAAGGDAGGASTSVQTGDVTVRVSVNVVYEAVPA; this is encoded by the coding sequence ATGAACAGGCGACTGACGGCACTCATCGGCATCGCGGCGCTCGTCGCGCTGGCCGGCTGTACGGGGTTCGCGGGCACCGCCACCCCGACCGGCGGCGACGACGCGCAACTGGAGCGGAGCATCGAAGTGACGGCCACCGGCGAGGCGGCGTCGGCCCCGGACCGAGCCACCCTCCGGGTCGCGGTCACCGCGACCGGCGGCGACGCCGAGGCGGTCCGCGACGAGCTGGCCGCCGGCGAGGCGGACCTCCGCGCGGCCCTGACCGACTGGGGGCTCGACGAGGAGGCGATCCGCACGGAGCGGTACGACGTGCGCGAGAGCTACGAGACCCGGGACGACCCGAACCGGACGCGCTACGAGGGCGTCCACCAGTACGCGATCGAAGTCGGCGACGTCGACGCCGTCGGCGAGGTCATCGACGTCGCCATCGACGCCGGCGCCGACCAGGTCCAGCGGATCCGGTTCGGCCTGAGCGAGGAGCGCGAGCGCGAGCTCCGCGAGGAGGCGATCACGGCGGCGATGGAGAACGCCGACGACGACGCGGCCGTCCTCGCGAACGCGAGCGACCTCGAAGTGGTCGGCGTGTACGACGTCTCCACGGCGCAGTCCGGCTCGACGCCGTTCGTCGCGGAGCGCTACGCGGCCGCCGGCGGCGACGCCGGGGGCGCGTCCACGAGCGTCCAGACCGGCGACGTGACCGTGCGCGTCTCGGTGAACGTCGTCTACGAGGCCGTCCCGGCCTGA